From a region of the Enterobacter sp. JBIWA008 genome:
- the mpaA gene encoding murein tripeptide amidase MpaA, protein MAITRPRAERGAFPPGAEQYGRSFLGASLIWFPAPDADRSSGLIIAGTHGDENSSIVTLSCALRTLTPSLRRHHVILAVNPDGCQLGLRANARGIDLNRNFPAANWRAGETVYRWNSSAEERDVVLLTGDKPGSEPETQALCQLIHKIHPAWVVSFHDPLACIEDPRHSDLGAWLAQAFALPLVTSVGYETPGSFGSWCADLSLPCITAEFPPISSDEASEKYLTAMMELLRWQPQR, encoded by the coding sequence ATGGCAATCACCCGACCACGAGCGGAACGCGGCGCCTTTCCGCCCGGCGCTGAGCAATATGGCCGATCATTTTTAGGCGCATCGCTGATCTGGTTCCCGGCGCCCGATGCCGATCGCAGCAGCGGTTTGATCATTGCCGGCACGCACGGAGATGAGAACTCGTCGATCGTCACGCTCTCGTGCGCGCTGCGTACGCTGACGCCTTCATTGCGACGCCATCATGTGATTCTTGCCGTTAATCCGGACGGCTGCCAGCTCGGATTACGGGCTAATGCGAGGGGGATCGACCTGAACCGTAATTTCCCGGCAGCAAACTGGCGCGCAGGAGAAACGGTTTATCGCTGGAACAGCTCCGCCGAGGAGCGGGACGTGGTGCTGCTGACGGGAGACAAGCCCGGCTCAGAGCCGGAAACGCAGGCGCTGTGCCAGCTTATCCATAAGATTCACCCCGCATGGGTTGTCTCCTTCCACGATCCGCTGGCCTGTATTGAAGACCCGCGTCATTCCGATCTGGGCGCGTGGCTGGCACAGGCTTTCGCCCTGCCGCTCGTCACCAGCGTGGGCTATGAAACACCCGGATCGTTCGGTAGCTGGTGCGCCGATTTGAGCCTGCCCTGCATCACCGCTGAATTCCCGCCGATCTCCTCCGACGAAGCCAGCGAAAAATACTTAACAGCGATGATGGAGCTTTTGCGCTGGCAACCTCAAAGATGA
- the ycjG gene encoding L-Ala-D/L-Glu epimerase: MRSVKVYEEAWPLHTPFVISRGSRSEASVVVVEIEEEGFKGVGECTPYPRYGESLASVMAQIMTLVPDLQKGLTRDALQQRLPAGAARNAIDSALWSLESAKQQQSLTTLLGVALPEFVVTAQTVVIGEPEQMAASAKALYDAGATVLKVKLDDRLISERMVAIRSAVPSATLIVDANESWHPEGLAARCQLLADLGVAMLEQPLPAKDDEALKNFIHPLPVCADESCHTRENLSALKGRYEMVNIKLDKTGGLTEALALAAEAQAQGFSLMLGCMLCTSRAIGAALPLVNQVRFADLDGPTWLAVDVSPTLNFTSGVLHL, from the coding sequence ATGAGAAGCGTTAAGGTCTATGAAGAAGCCTGGCCATTGCATACCCCGTTTGTGATCTCCCGTGGCAGCCGAAGTGAAGCCAGCGTGGTCGTGGTTGAAATCGAAGAGGAGGGATTTAAAGGCGTCGGGGAATGTACGCCTTACCCGCGCTATGGGGAAAGTCTTGCATCTGTGATGGCGCAGATCATGACCCTGGTGCCTGACCTGCAAAAAGGGCTCACGCGCGACGCGTTACAGCAGCGTTTACCCGCCGGGGCGGCGCGCAACGCCATCGACTCTGCGCTCTGGAGTCTTGAGTCAGCGAAGCAGCAACAATCGCTGACTACCTTGCTGGGTGTGGCGCTGCCGGAGTTCGTCGTGACGGCGCAAACGGTCGTGATTGGTGAGCCGGAGCAAATGGCCGCCAGCGCAAAAGCACTCTATGACGCCGGGGCTACGGTGCTAAAAGTAAAGCTCGACGATCGCCTGATCAGCGAGCGGATGGTCGCCATTCGCTCGGCGGTGCCCTCGGCAACGCTGATTGTTGACGCCAACGAGTCGTGGCATCCCGAGGGGCTGGCCGCACGATGTCAGCTGCTGGCTGACCTGGGCGTGGCGATGCTGGAGCAGCCTCTACCAGCGAAGGATGACGAGGCGCTGAAGAATTTTATCCATCCGCTGCCCGTCTGCGCGGACGAGAGTTGCCATACCCGCGAGAATTTGAGCGCGCTTAAGGGCCGCTATGAGATGGTCAATATCAAGCTTGATAAAACCGGCGGGCTGACAGAAGCGCTGGCCCTGGCGGCGGAAGCGCAGGCGCAGGGCTTTTCCCTGATGCTGGGATGCATGCTCTGCACATCCCGGGCGATCGGCGCGGCGCTGCCGCTGGTCAATCAGGTCCGTTTTGCCGATCTGGATGGCCCGACCTGGCTGGCGGTTGACGTTTCACCGACGCTTAATTTTACCAGCGGCGTGCTTCATCTTTGA
- the tpx gene encoding thiol peroxidase: MSQLVHFQGNPVAVAGSIPQAGSKAQAFTLVAKDLSDVTLAQFAGKRKVLNIFPSIDTGVCAASVRKFNQLATEMDNTVVLCISADLPFAQSRFCGAEGLSNVITLSTLRSADFLEKYGVSIAEGPLKGLAARAVLVLDENDTVVFSELVNEITTEPDYTAALDVLKA; this comes from the coding sequence ATGTCACAACTCGTTCATTTCCAGGGCAACCCGGTTGCTGTTGCAGGTTCCATTCCGCAGGCTGGCAGCAAAGCGCAGGCTTTTACCCTGGTGGCTAAAGATCTGTCTGACGTCACACTGGCTCAGTTTGCGGGTAAACGCAAAGTACTGAACATTTTCCCAAGCATTGATACCGGCGTTTGTGCCGCGTCCGTGCGTAAATTCAACCAGCTGGCGACTGAAATGGACAACACCGTTGTGCTGTGCATTTCTGCTGACCTGCCGTTTGCCCAGTCCCGTTTCTGCGGTGCTGAAGGCCTGAGCAACGTCATTACCCTCTCCACACTGCGCAGCGCAGATTTCCTCGAGAAATACGGCGTAAGCATCGCGGAAGGCCCACTGAAAGGTCTGGCAGCACGTGCCGTACTGGTTCTGGATGAAAACGACACCGTCGTCTTCAGCGAACTGGTTAACGAAATCACCACCGAGCCGGATTACACTGCCGCGCTGGACGTGCTGAAAGCATAA
- a CDS encoding aldose 1-epimerase family protein yields the protein MKIKFAFTLLAVLISGHAVAKTWVLTSAESSVEKGNWKVSSDELKVKDRTFSIEQKVLHGGKQEGSKVIIISSKDGLTITLSPTRGMNLLHVEGFGTRLGWNSPVKEVVNPAYINLESRNGLGWLDGFNEMMVRCGYEWTGHPVTADGQIYTLHGRAGNTPVSQVEVEIADAAPHEIRVRGLIKESTFKKADLQTMTELRYVPGTNQFSLHDVLTNHADYPHDYQIIYHSNFGTPILEEGARFLAPAASVSPFNDYAKAGVNDWQTYAGPTKGFDEMVFNIKPLADNNHETLAAVINKAGDKGASIQFDTRQLPVLTLWKNTDTLKQGYVTGIEPGTSYAYPVTIEREQKRVKQLQPGASAQFDLTYTLLHSPQQVKDVESRIASIQGETKTEIVNAPLAKE from the coding sequence ATGAAGATTAAATTCGCGTTTACGCTCCTTGCGGTACTGATTTCTGGCCATGCGGTGGCCAAAACCTGGGTGCTGACAAGCGCTGAAAGCAGCGTAGAGAAAGGAAACTGGAAGGTTTCCAGCGATGAGCTGAAAGTTAAAGATCGGACGTTCAGCATTGAGCAAAAAGTGTTACACGGTGGTAAACAGGAAGGCAGCAAAGTCATCATTATTAGCAGCAAAGATGGCCTGACGATTACCCTGAGCCCGACCCGCGGGATGAACCTGCTGCATGTAGAAGGGTTTGGCACCCGACTGGGCTGGAATTCTCCCGTTAAAGAGGTAGTGAACCCGGCTTATATCAATCTTGAAAGCCGCAACGGTCTCGGCTGGCTGGATGGTTTCAACGAGATGATGGTGCGCTGTGGCTACGAATGGACAGGTCATCCTGTCACCGCGGATGGGCAAATTTACACCCTGCATGGCAGGGCCGGTAATACCCCCGTTTCGCAGGTCGAGGTTGAAATCGCGGATGCCGCCCCGCATGAGATCCGCGTTCGGGGTTTGATCAAAGAGAGCACGTTTAAAAAAGCGGATCTGCAAACCATGACCGAACTGCGCTACGTTCCCGGAACCAACCAGTTCAGCCTGCATGATGTCCTGACCAACCATGCAGACTACCCTCACGATTACCAAATCATCTATCACAGCAACTTCGGCACGCCGATCCTTGAAGAAGGCGCCCGTTTCCTTGCGCCGGCGGCAAGCGTGAGCCCATTCAATGACTACGCCAAAGCGGGCGTTAATGACTGGCAGACCTATGCCGGGCCGACAAAAGGCTTTGATGAGATGGTCTTCAACATTAAACCGCTCGCGGACAATAACCACGAAACGCTCGCGGCGGTGATCAATAAAGCCGGAGATAAAGGCGCGTCAATCCAGTTTGATACCCGCCAGCTGCCCGTGCTGACCTTATGGAAGAACACCGACACGCTGAAGCAGGGCTATGTCACGGGCATTGAGCCAGGCACCAGCTACGCTTACCCCGTTACGATTGAACGCGAGCAGAAGCGGGTTAAGCAGCTGCAGCCTGGCGCCAGCGCGCAGTTTGACCTGACCTATACCCTGCTCCACAGCCCGCAGCAGGTGAAGGACGTCGAAAGCAGGATTGCGTCGATTCAGGGAGAGACAAAAACAGAAATCGTTAACGCGCCTCTGGCGAAGGAATAG
- the tyrR gene encoding transcriptional regulator TyrR: protein MRLEVFCEDRLGLTRELLDLLVLRNIDLRGIEIDPVGRIYLNFAEIEFNTFSSLMAEIRRIAGVTDVRTIPWMPSEREHLALSALLEAMPEPFLSLDLKSKVERVNHASCQLFAQSQEKLSNHNAAQLIPGFNFQRWLESNPQNTHSEHVVINGQNFLMEITPVYLKGEGDTRVLTGAVIMLRSTLRMGRQLQNLSSQDVGAFSQIIAVSPKMRHVVDQARKLASLTAPLLITGDTGTGKDLLAHAVHLASPRAAKPYLALNCASIPEDAVESELFGHAPEGKKGFFEQANGGSVLLDEIGEMSPRMQAKLLRFLNDGTFRRVGEDHEVHVDVRVICATQKNLVELVQKGIFREDLYYRLNVLTLNIPPLRDCPQDIMPLTELFVARFADEQGVPRPKLSADLGTVLMRYGWPGNIRQLKNAVYRALTQLEGYELRPQDILLPDYDAGTVSVGEEAMEGSLDDITSRFERSVLTQLYRSYPSTRKLAKRLGVSHTAIANKLREYGLNHKKGDE, encoded by the coding sequence ATGCGTCTTGAAGTCTTCTGTGAAGACCGTCTCGGTCTTACCCGCGAGTTACTCGATCTTCTTGTTTTACGTAACATTGATTTACGTGGAATTGAAATCGATCCTGTCGGGCGAATTTACCTCAATTTTGCCGAAATTGAATTTAATACATTCAGCAGCCTGATGGCGGAAATCCGCCGTATCGCTGGCGTTACGGATGTGCGCACCATTCCCTGGATGCCTTCCGAGCGTGAGCATCTGGCGCTGAGTGCGCTGCTGGAAGCGATGCCTGAACCGTTCCTCTCCCTGGATTTGAAAAGCAAAGTAGAGCGCGTTAACCACGCGAGCTGCCAGCTTTTCGCGCAGAGCCAGGAGAAGCTCAGCAATCATAACGCCGCGCAGCTGATCCCCGGCTTTAACTTCCAGCGCTGGCTGGAAAGCAACCCGCAAAATACGCATAGCGAGCATGTGGTGATCAACGGGCAGAATTTCCTGATGGAGATCACCCCGGTCTATCTGAAAGGGGAAGGGGATACCCGCGTGTTGACCGGGGCGGTGATCATGCTGCGCTCAACGCTACGCATGGGTCGTCAGCTGCAAAACCTCTCCAGTCAGGACGTTGGCGCATTCAGCCAGATTATTGCCGTCAGCCCGAAAATGCGCCATGTGGTTGATCAGGCGCGCAAGCTCGCAAGCCTGACCGCGCCGTTGCTGATTACCGGGGATACCGGTACCGGGAAAGACCTGCTGGCTCACGCAGTGCATCTGGCGAGCCCGCGAGCAGCTAAGCCTTATCTGGCACTTAACTGCGCCTCAATTCCGGAAGATGCCGTTGAAAGCGAGCTGTTTGGCCACGCGCCGGAGGGCAAGAAAGGGTTCTTCGAGCAGGCTAACGGCGGCTCCGTGCTGCTGGACGAAATCGGAGAAATGTCGCCGCGCATGCAGGCTAAGCTGCTGCGTTTCCTGAACGACGGTACGTTCCGCCGCGTCGGTGAGGATCACGAAGTGCATGTGGACGTGCGCGTCATTTGCGCCACCCAGAAAAACCTGGTGGAACTGGTGCAAAAGGGGATCTTCCGTGAGGATCTTTATTACCGCCTCAACGTCCTGACGCTGAATATTCCCCCGCTGCGCGATTGTCCGCAGGACATTATGCCGCTAACGGAGCTGTTCGTTGCCCGCTTTGCCGACGAGCAAGGGGTACCGCGTCCGAAGCTGTCTGCCGATCTCGGCACGGTGCTCATGCGCTACGGCTGGCCGGGCAACATCCGTCAGCTAAAAAACGCCGTTTATCGCGCGCTGACCCAGCTGGAAGGCTATGAACTGCGTCCGCAGGATATTCTGTTGCCTGATTACGACGCGGGGACGGTATCGGTCGGCGAAGAGGCGATGGAAGGTTCGCTGGACGATATCACCAGCCGTTTTGAGCGTTCAGTGCTGACGCAGCTATACCGTAGCTATCCCAGCACCCGCAAGCTGGCAAAACGCCTTGGTGTCTCGCACACCGCGATCGCGAACAAGCTGCGTGAGTACGGTTTGAATCATAAGAAAGGTGACGAATAG
- a CDS encoding YcjF family protein, with the protein MTEPLKPRMDFTGTLEQDPQEAFKTAQTFSGTQADNFAPALTEEPGVEEGPAEAVVEAALRPKRSLWRKMVTAGLALFGVSVVGQGVQWGINAWQTQDWVALGGCAAGALIVGAGIGSVATEWRRLWRLRQRAHERDEARDLLHSHGTGKGRAFCEKLAAQAGIDQSHPALQRWYAAIHETQNDREVVTLYSHMVQPVLDAQARREISRSAAESTLMIAVSPLALVDMAFIAWRNLRLINRIANLYGIELGYYSRLRLFKLVLLNIAFAGASELVREVGMDWMSQDLAARLSARAAQGIGAGLLTARLGIKAMEVCRPLPWIDGDKPRLGDFRRELIGQLKETLNKKPVQ; encoded by the coding sequence ATGACGGAACCGTTAAAACCGCGCATGGACTTTACCGGAACGCTTGAGCAGGACCCTCAGGAGGCGTTCAAAACGGCGCAGACGTTCAGCGGCACGCAGGCTGATAACTTTGCCCCGGCCCTGACCGAGGAGCCGGGCGTCGAGGAAGGTCCGGCAGAGGCGGTTGTGGAAGCCGCCCTGCGTCCAAAGCGCAGCCTGTGGCGCAAGATGGTTACCGCCGGGCTGGCGCTGTTTGGCGTAAGCGTGGTTGGGCAGGGCGTCCAGTGGGGTATCAACGCCTGGCAAACCCAGGACTGGGTCGCGCTGGGCGGATGTGCCGCGGGGGCGCTGATTGTGGGGGCGGGTATCGGGTCGGTTGCCACCGAGTGGCGTCGGCTCTGGCGTTTGCGCCAGCGCGCGCATGAGCGTGATGAAGCGCGGGATCTGCTCCACAGCCACGGAACCGGCAAAGGCCGCGCATTCTGCGAAAAGCTGGCAGCGCAGGCCGGGATAGACCAGTCGCACCCGGCGCTGCAGCGCTGGTATGCCGCCATCCATGAAACTCAGAATGACCGGGAAGTCGTTACGCTCTATTCCCATATGGTTCAGCCAGTGCTGGACGCTCAGGCGCGGCGCGAGATTAGCCGTTCTGCGGCAGAATCCACCCTGATGATTGCCGTCAGCCCGCTGGCGCTGGTCGATATGGCGTTCATCGCCTGGCGTAATCTGCGCCTGATTAACCGTATCGCGAACCTTTACGGCATAGAGCTGGGTTACTACAGCCGGCTCAGGCTGTTCAAACTGGTTCTGCTCAATATCGCGTTTGCCGGGGCGAGTGAACTGGTGCGCGAGGTGGGAATGGACTGGATGTCGCAGGATCTGGCGGCACGTCTTTCTGCCCGTGCCGCTCAGGGTATCGGCGCGGGATTATTGACGGCGCGTTTGGGGATTAAAGCGATGGAAGTCTGCCGTCCGCTGCCGTGGATTGATGGCGATAAGCCCCGACTGGGGGATTTCAGGCGGGAACTTATCGGCCAGCTCAAAGAGACGCTCAATAAAAAACCGGTTCAGTAA
- a CDS encoding YcjX family protein — MKRLKNEINSLVNRGVDRHLRLAVTGLSRSGKTAFITAIVNQLLNLHAGARLPLLSAVREERLLGVKRVPQRDFGIPRFTYDEGLAQLYGDPPTWPTPTRGVSEIRLALRFRSNESLMRHFKDTSTLYLEIVDYPGEWLLDLPMLAQDYLSWSRQMTGLLQGQRAGWSAKWRQLCEGLDPLAPADENRLAAIAEAWTAYLHQCKQEGLHFIQPGRFVLPGDLAGAPALQFFPWPDVDGVGESKLAQADKNTNAGMLRERYHYYCEKVVKGFYKNHFLRFDRQIVLVDCLQPLNSGPQAFNDMRLALTQLMQSFHYGQRTLFRRLFSPVIDKLLFAATKADHVTVDQHANMVSLLQQLVQDAWQNAAFEGIGMDCLGLASVQATQSGLIDLNGEKIPALRGNRLSDGEPLTVYPGEVPARLPGQAFWQNQGFQFEAFRPQAMSVDRPLPHIRLDAALEFLIGDKLR; from the coding sequence ATGAAGCGACTTAAAAACGAAATCAATTCACTGGTGAACCGTGGCGTTGACCGTCATCTGCGTCTGGCCGTGACGGGGCTGAGCCGCAGCGGTAAGACGGCGTTTATCACCGCGATAGTAAACCAGCTCCTGAATCTGCACGCCGGCGCGCGTCTGCCGTTGCTTAGCGCGGTGCGGGAAGAACGTCTGTTGGGCGTGAAGCGCGTTCCTCAACGCGATTTTGGTATTCCACGTTTTACCTATGACGAAGGGCTGGCGCAGCTCTATGGGGATCCGCCCACGTGGCCGACGCCGACGCGCGGCGTCAGTGAAATTCGCCTTGCTCTGCGTTTTCGCTCGAATGAATCCCTGATGCGCCACTTCAAGGATACCTCTACGCTGTACCTTGAAATCGTCGATTACCCTGGCGAATGGCTGCTCGATTTGCCGATGCTGGCCCAGGATTACCTCAGCTGGTCCCGCCAGATGACGGGCTTGTTGCAGGGGCAGCGCGCCGGGTGGTCGGCCAAATGGCGACAGCTGTGCGAAGGCCTGGACCCGCTTGCGCCGGCCGATGAAAACCGTCTGGCGGCCATTGCCGAAGCCTGGACGGCGTATCTGCATCAGTGCAAGCAGGAAGGGTTGCACTTCATTCAGCCGGGTCGCTTTGTCCTGCCGGGTGATTTAGCGGGCGCGCCTGCGCTTCAGTTCTTCCCCTGGCCGGACGTGGACGGGGTGGGCGAGTCGAAGCTGGCGCAGGCTGATAAGAATACTAACGCCGGGATGCTGCGCGAGCGTTACCATTACTACTGTGAGAAAGTGGTCAAGGGATTCTATAAGAATCACTTTCTGCGATTTGACCGTCAGATTGTGCTGGTGGATTGTCTACAGCCGCTTAACAGCGGGCCGCAGGCCTTCAACGATATGCGCCTGGCGCTGACGCAGCTGATGCAAAGTTTTCACTACGGGCAGCGAACGCTGTTTCGCCGTCTGTTCTCACCGGTGATCGACAAACTGCTCTTTGCGGCCACGAAGGCCGATCACGTCACGGTCGATCAGCATGCCAATATGGTATCGCTGCTGCAGCAGCTGGTGCAGGACGCCTGGCAAAACGCCGCCTTCGAAGGGATCGGCATGGATTGCCTTGGGCTCGCGTCCGTACAGGCGACACAAAGCGGGCTGATCGATCTTAACGGTGAGAAAATACCGGCATTACGCGGTAACCGTCTCAGCGACGGTGAACCGCTTACCGTGTATCCGGGCGAAGTGCCTGCGCGGCTGCCGGGTCAGGCCTTCTGGCAGAACCAGGGCTTCCAGTTTGAAGCCTTCCGCCCGCAGGCAATGAGCGTCGATCGGCCATTACCACACATCCGTCTGGATGCTGCGCTGGAGTTTTTGATTGGAGATAAATTGCGATGA